A single Pirellulales bacterium DNA region contains:
- a CDS encoding DUF4404 family protein, with the protein SRELLERTLGEVRGVLAQPSADEDQSESSPPDPLRAQLAEAAAEFEGSHPALAGTVRSVIDALAQMGI; encoded by the coding sequence AATCGCGCGAATTGCTGGAGCGCACGCTCGGCGAAGTGCGCGGCGTGCTGGCTCAACCCAGCGCGGACGAGGATCAATCGGAGTCATCGCCCCCCGATCCGCTCCGCGCGCAGCTTGCCGAGGCGGCCGCCGAGTTCGAGGGGAGCCATCCCGCGCTGGCCGGCACGGTGCGCAGCGTGATCGACGCGTTGGCGCAAATGGGCATCTGA
- the corA gene encoding magnesium/cobalt transporter CorA → MANNGRAAKRRAKRGKLYFARRTAPGAPPGTLKANPNSPRPVLKVIAYGNQQFVERELRDPEELKQILGHYPVGWLNVDGLGDENVIARIGQVFGLHLLALEDVMNTHQRAKVEDYGDYLFVTARMVNHGQHVETEQLSMFLGRNFVITFQEFPGDSFDPVRERLRNARGMLHASGPDYLAYALLDSVIDAFFPALEHYGEMLDELEAEVLTAPNLHSVSRIHEIKNELILLRRAIWPQREAINTLLRDPHDIVSNETRLHLRDCYDHTVQIIDLVEVYREIASGLTDLFVSSASNRMNEVMKVLTIIATIFIPLTFITSIYGMNFNTDASPWNMPELNMPLGYVGVWVVMVAVSVGMLYFFWRKGWLRSFTPSTFERGGRRDWSGPPENGNGPAAERPGLPAISGAETKK, encoded by the coding sequence GTGGCTAATAACGGTCGGGCCGCGAAACGTAGGGCAAAACGCGGCAAGCTCTATTTCGCGCGTCGCACGGCGCCCGGCGCGCCGCCGGGCACGCTCAAGGCCAATCCCAATTCGCCTCGGCCGGTGCTCAAGGTCATTGCCTACGGCAATCAACAGTTCGTCGAACGAGAACTGCGCGATCCGGAAGAACTGAAGCAGATTTTGGGACACTATCCCGTCGGCTGGCTGAATGTCGACGGGCTGGGAGACGAAAACGTCATCGCCCGCATTGGCCAGGTCTTCGGTCTGCATCTCTTGGCGCTCGAGGATGTGATGAACACCCACCAGCGCGCCAAGGTGGAGGACTATGGCGACTACCTGTTCGTCACGGCCCGCATGGTGAATCACGGGCAGCATGTCGAGACCGAGCAACTCAGCATGTTCTTGGGGCGGAACTTCGTGATCACCTTTCAGGAGTTTCCCGGGGACTCGTTCGACCCGGTGCGCGAGCGCTTGCGCAACGCGCGCGGGATGCTGCACGCCAGCGGCCCCGATTACCTGGCCTACGCCTTGCTCGACTCGGTGATCGACGCGTTCTTTCCGGCGCTTGAGCATTACGGCGAAATGCTCGACGAGTTGGAAGCCGAGGTGCTCACCGCGCCCAACTTGCACAGCGTCTCGCGGATTCACGAAATCAAGAACGAGCTGATCTTGCTGCGCCGCGCCATCTGGCCGCAGCGCGAGGCGATCAACACGCTGCTGCGCGATCCGCACGACATCGTGTCCAATGAGACACGCCTGCACCTGCGCGATTGCTATGACCACACGGTGCAAATTATCGACCTGGTGGAGGTGTATCGCGAGATCGCGTCTGGCCTGACCGACTTGTTTGTCTCCAGCGCCAGCAATCGCATGAACGAGGTGATGAAGGTGCTCACCATCATCGCCACTATTTTCATTCCGCTCACTTTCATCACCAGTATCTATGGGATGAACTTCAACACCGACGCCTCGCCTTGGAACATGCCCGAACTGAACATGCCGCTGGGCTATGTCGGCGTGTGGGTGGTGATGGTTGCGGTGAGCGTGGGCATGCTGTATTTCTTTTGGCGCAAGGGTTGGCTGCGCAGCTTCACGCCGAGCACTTTTGAGCGTGGCGGACGCCGCGATTGGTCAGGTCCACCAGAAAACGGCAACGGTCCAGCGGCGGAACGCCCCGGTTTACCGGCGATTTCCGGGGCCGAAACCAAGAAATGA